Proteins from one Salvelinus sp. IW2-2015 linkage group LG32, ASM291031v2, whole genome shotgun sequence genomic window:
- the LOC111956634 gene encoding DDB1- and CUL4-associated factor 8 isoform X1, translated as MTEKQKLNSQNINRASTHSLSSCPHEERSRMAEADGKSSELNGGSEEPDPGEDQCGEGDASTATEGQSGSQAAPKKAGDSAKDKPMPDAEGEKVPGEGEEEEDTDSMDGSGLYSLNEEGERDGEGGRRERVKERDAGKRAARKRNRPSGGTAHHSSSSEVEDDEEEEEQEEEDEQAMDVWLGEELRDLGRPSWRAVPSLQLREIGRGSHQFVRRVCGARGLVQRLELQGRLERHTGCVNTLHFNPSGTRLASGSDDLRVVVWDWARRRAELEFDSGHKSNVFQAKFLPHSGDSTLAMCARDGQIRVAELSAMQRCKNTKRVAQHKGAAHKLALEPDSPCCFLSAGEDAVVFGIDLRLDRPANKLVVVKEGDKKVGLYTIFVNPVNTHHFAVGGRDQYIRIYDQRKINENDNNGVLKKFCPSHLVSSESKTNITCLLYSHDGTELLTSYNDEDIYLFDSSHSDGADYCRRYKGHRNNATVKGVNFYGPSSEFVISGSDCGHIYLWDKVSARIVQFMEGDRGGVVNCLEPHPHLPGLATSGLDHDVKLWAPTAENPTGLKGLKDVMKKNKRERDEDTVRHGDQYDTQLLWFLMRHMRNRRSQRTRREGAEGETDESWSSPDSSDEEDGGPDHVQCMSS; from the exons ATGACCGAAAAACAGAAGCTGAACAGTCAAAACATAAACAGAGCTAGCACACACTC GCTCTCCTCCTGTCCACACGAAGAGAGAAGCAGGATGGCTGAGGCAGATGGTAAATCCAGTGAGCTTAATG GTGGGTCTGAGGAGCCAGATCCAGGAGAGGACCAGTGTGGGGAGGGAGATGCTTCCACAGCCACAGAGGGGCAGTCTGGCTCTCAAGCAG CTCCCAAAAAGGCAGGAGACAGCGCAAAGGACAAGCCAATGCCAGATGCAGAGGGTGAGAAGGTGCCtggcgagggagaggaggaggaagacacagACAGCATGGACGGCAGCGGCCTCTACTCCCTGAACGAGGAAGGGGAGCGAGATGGTGAggggggtagaagagagagagtgaaggagagagatgcaggTAAGAGGGCCGCCAGAAAGAGGAACCGCCCGAGCGGTGGCACCGCTCACCACTCCTCCAGCTCTGAAgtggaggatgatgaggaggaggaagagcaagaAGAGGAAGACGAGCAGGCCATGGACGTGTGGCTGGGGGAGGAGCTGCGTGATCTTGGCAGGCCATCATGGCGGGCGGTGCCCTCCCTGCAGTTGAGGGAGATTGGCCGGGGCTCACACCAGTTTGTGAGACGTGTGTGTGGCGCGCGGGGGCTGGTCCAGAGGCTGGAGCTACAAGGGCGCCTGGAGAGACACACCGGCTGTGTGAACACCCTGCACTTCAACCCCTCAGGCACACGCCTGGCCTCTGGCAGTGATGACCTACGGGTGGTGGTGTGGGACTGGGCACGTCGTCGGGCTGAGCTGGAGTTTGACAGTGGGCATAAGAGCAATGTCTTTCAG GCCAAGTTTCTTCCCCACAGTGGAGACTCAACTCTGGCCATGTGTGCCCGGGACGGTCAGATCAGAGTGGCTGAGCTCTCTGCCATGCAACGCTGCAAGAACACCAAGAGAGTGGCTCAGCATAAAGGGGCAGCACACAAG CTGGCCCTGGAGCCAGACTCTCCCTGCTGTTTTCTGTCGGCTGGGGAGGATGCCGTGGTGTTTGGCATCGACCTTCGCCTCGACCGGCCTGCCAA TAAACTGGTGGTGGTGAAGGAGGGGGATAAGAAAGTGGGGTTGTATACCATCTTTGTGAACCCTGTCAACACACATCACTTTGCTGTGGGAGGGAGAGATCAGTATATCAG GATCTATGATCAGAGGAAGATAAATGAGAATGATAATAATGGCGTACTGAAGAAGTTCTGTCCATCTCACCTGGTGTCCAGCGAGTCCAAAACTAACATTACCTGCTTACTGTACAGTCACGATGGAACAG AGCTCCTGACAAGTTACAATGATGAGGACATCTACTTGTTTGACTCCAGCCACAGTGATGGTGCAGATTACTGCAGGCGATACAAGGGCCATCGCAACAACGCTACAG TGAAGGGGGTTAACTTCTATGGTCCTAGCAGTGAGTTTGTGATCAGTGGCAGCGATTGTGGACACATCTACCTGTGGGACAAGGTCTCAGCTCGCATAGTCCAGTtcatggagggagacagaggaggagtg GTGAACTGCCTGGAGCCCCACCCTCACCTCCCAGGTCTTGCCACCAGTGGTCTGGATCATGATGTTAAACTTTGGGCCCCCACTGCCGAGAACCCCACAGGGCTCAAGGGCCTCAAAGAC GTGATGAAGAAGAACAAGCGTGAGCGTGACGAGGACACTGTTCGACATGGAGATCAGTACGACACACAGCTCCTATGGTTCCTCATGAGACACATGAGAAACAGACGGTCCCAGAGG ACACGTCGGGAGGGTGCAGAGGGAGAGACTGATGAGTCATGGAGCTCTCCAGATTCCTCTGATGAAGAGGATGGAGGGCCAGACCACGTCCAGTGCATGTCCTCCTGA
- the LOC111956634 gene encoding DDB1- and CUL4-associated factor 8 isoform X2 yields MAEADGKSSELNGGSEEPDPGEDQCGEGDASTATEGQSGSQAAPKKAGDSAKDKPMPDAEGEKVPGEGEEEEDTDSMDGSGLYSLNEEGERDGEGGRRERVKERDAGKRAARKRNRPSGGTAHHSSSSEVEDDEEEEEQEEEDEQAMDVWLGEELRDLGRPSWRAVPSLQLREIGRGSHQFVRRVCGARGLVQRLELQGRLERHTGCVNTLHFNPSGTRLASGSDDLRVVVWDWARRRAELEFDSGHKSNVFQAKFLPHSGDSTLAMCARDGQIRVAELSAMQRCKNTKRVAQHKGAAHKLALEPDSPCCFLSAGEDAVVFGIDLRLDRPANKLVVVKEGDKKVGLYTIFVNPVNTHHFAVGGRDQYIRIYDQRKINENDNNGVLKKFCPSHLVSSESKTNITCLLYSHDGTELLTSYNDEDIYLFDSSHSDGADYCRRYKGHRNNATVKGVNFYGPSSEFVISGSDCGHIYLWDKVSARIVQFMEGDRGGVVNCLEPHPHLPGLATSGLDHDVKLWAPTAENPTGLKGLKDVMKKNKRERDEDTVRHGDQYDTQLLWFLMRHMRNRRSQRTRREGAEGETDESWSSPDSSDEEDGGPDHVQCMSS; encoded by the exons ATGGCTGAGGCAGATGGTAAATCCAGTGAGCTTAATG GTGGGTCTGAGGAGCCAGATCCAGGAGAGGACCAGTGTGGGGAGGGAGATGCTTCCACAGCCACAGAGGGGCAGTCTGGCTCTCAAGCAG CTCCCAAAAAGGCAGGAGACAGCGCAAAGGACAAGCCAATGCCAGATGCAGAGGGTGAGAAGGTGCCtggcgagggagaggaggaggaagacacagACAGCATGGACGGCAGCGGCCTCTACTCCCTGAACGAGGAAGGGGAGCGAGATGGTGAggggggtagaagagagagagtgaaggagagagatgcaggTAAGAGGGCCGCCAGAAAGAGGAACCGCCCGAGCGGTGGCACCGCTCACCACTCCTCCAGCTCTGAAgtggaggatgatgaggaggaggaagagcaagaAGAGGAAGACGAGCAGGCCATGGACGTGTGGCTGGGGGAGGAGCTGCGTGATCTTGGCAGGCCATCATGGCGGGCGGTGCCCTCCCTGCAGTTGAGGGAGATTGGCCGGGGCTCACACCAGTTTGTGAGACGTGTGTGTGGCGCGCGGGGGCTGGTCCAGAGGCTGGAGCTACAAGGGCGCCTGGAGAGACACACCGGCTGTGTGAACACCCTGCACTTCAACCCCTCAGGCACACGCCTGGCCTCTGGCAGTGATGACCTACGGGTGGTGGTGTGGGACTGGGCACGTCGTCGGGCTGAGCTGGAGTTTGACAGTGGGCATAAGAGCAATGTCTTTCAG GCCAAGTTTCTTCCCCACAGTGGAGACTCAACTCTGGCCATGTGTGCCCGGGACGGTCAGATCAGAGTGGCTGAGCTCTCTGCCATGCAACGCTGCAAGAACACCAAGAGAGTGGCTCAGCATAAAGGGGCAGCACACAAG CTGGCCCTGGAGCCAGACTCTCCCTGCTGTTTTCTGTCGGCTGGGGAGGATGCCGTGGTGTTTGGCATCGACCTTCGCCTCGACCGGCCTGCCAA TAAACTGGTGGTGGTGAAGGAGGGGGATAAGAAAGTGGGGTTGTATACCATCTTTGTGAACCCTGTCAACACACATCACTTTGCTGTGGGAGGGAGAGATCAGTATATCAG GATCTATGATCAGAGGAAGATAAATGAGAATGATAATAATGGCGTACTGAAGAAGTTCTGTCCATCTCACCTGGTGTCCAGCGAGTCCAAAACTAACATTACCTGCTTACTGTACAGTCACGATGGAACAG AGCTCCTGACAAGTTACAATGATGAGGACATCTACTTGTTTGACTCCAGCCACAGTGATGGTGCAGATTACTGCAGGCGATACAAGGGCCATCGCAACAACGCTACAG TGAAGGGGGTTAACTTCTATGGTCCTAGCAGTGAGTTTGTGATCAGTGGCAGCGATTGTGGACACATCTACCTGTGGGACAAGGTCTCAGCTCGCATAGTCCAGTtcatggagggagacagaggaggagtg GTGAACTGCCTGGAGCCCCACCCTCACCTCCCAGGTCTTGCCACCAGTGGTCTGGATCATGATGTTAAACTTTGGGCCCCCACTGCCGAGAACCCCACAGGGCTCAAGGGCCTCAAAGAC GTGATGAAGAAGAACAAGCGTGAGCGTGACGAGGACACTGTTCGACATGGAGATCAGTACGACACACAGCTCCTATGGTTCCTCATGAGACACATGAGAAACAGACGGTCCCAGAGG ACACGTCGGGAGGGTGCAGAGGGAGAGACTGATGAGTCATGGAGCTCTCCAGATTCCTCTGATGAAGAGGATGGAGGGCCAGACCACGTCCAGTGCATGTCCTCCTGA